The window TCCGATGCCGTTCCTGCCGGAAGTTCGAACAGGGTGTCGGCACTCGCTTTTGCCAATCCCGTCCACGCTGAAAGCTGCTCGACGTGCTGAACTTCTCCGTCGTGTGTCCACACGATGTCGAGCGGAAACGGAACGAACACCATATGGACGTCTCGTAGGGCGATGCCGTCGAACCGGAACGCGAGTGCATAATCGTCGGGAATCGACCGCCGAAACATCAGTCCACGGGCTTGTGAGAGAAACGAGTCCGCTGTATCGACGGTTGTTGCTAGCGTTCGTGGGTTTCCATCTGATTCGTGTACGACGCGCACACTGCACTCTCCTCAGGAAGGAGACAAAACTTTTGTGCGAAGGCACCGCCACGAACCGACTATGGAGAAAACCCCGTCGGGAACCGCCGTGGGCGTGGACGATCCGTACGACCACGTCGGACTGTGCGACCACCTCACCGACGAGGGGCGGTGCCGATACGCCTTCGACTATCCACAGCACGACCCGGAATTCGCGGCGGAACGTCGAGAGGAGGAGTTCGCCTGTCCAATAGTCGATCCCGAGGGGGATTGGAACTGGGACGACTGTCCACATTTCCGATGCCGAAACCGTGACCGACACTGTATCCGGTGTGGTCTCGAGGAGCGTCGGATGGCCCACTCGGACGAGCGACCGCTGCTCGAAGAACACCACCTCTCGTACGCGAGTGGCGGCGAAACGTTGAGCCACGAAATCACCGTCTACCTCTGTCGATGGTGCCACGCGAAGGTCCACAAATCCTGGGCCAGAATCGACGATGACGTGAACCCCGATCCGGAAGCCCTCGCGGAGGCGGAAGGTCGCCGGAGCAAGGAGCAGATCGAAACGGCGTTCGAGTCCGCGGCGGAACGTTACGACGATTCGACGGAGTAGAACACCCGTAGAGCTCCGAACTTCCAACGAAATAAACGAGCGCCAACCGCTGGCACTCGTTCCTTACCGTGGTTTTCAGCCACTCGTCTCGGACTGCGTTCCGTCCGACCCGGACTGGTTTCCGCTCGTTCCGGATCCCTTCCCGCTCGTGTCCGACTGTCCCGACCCTTCCCCTTTTTTCGCTTCAGCACGGTTGACCGCTCGCTTCAGGAGAGACGGCGTGAGGAGAACCGAGATGACGAAGACGACGAGATAAGCGACGAAAATTCGATTGCCGACGATTCCTTGCGAGACCCCGAGTGCGACGATAGCGATTCCGGACTCCGAACGCGGAAGCAGTGCGAACCCGAAAATCAACGAATGTTTCCGCGGGCCGCCAGCGAGGAGGTTACCGACGTATCCCGCGATGAAATTCGAAAGCAGTCCGAGAACGGCGAACACGATGATGAACGAGTTGAGCGTCAGATCCCCGAGGTTCATTCGTGCACCGATGGCGACGAAGTAAAGCGGAATAAAGACGCCATAGGCGATTCCGTAGATGTTCGACTGGAGGCCTTTCCCCTCCAGTCGTTTGTTGGTCGAGACGATGAGTCCGATGGCGAGCGCGCCGATGAAATACGAGAGGTTCACCGCGTCGGATGCGTAGCCGAAGACGAAGAGGAGGCCCAAGATGCCGATAAAATCGGCTTGGTCGACTTCGGATTTCGCGAGGAGATCCGCTATCGGGTCGAGGAGGAACTTGTAGAAGATGGCAACGACGACGAAGAAACCCGCTGCGAGTCCGAGGGCGGAGAGGGTCGCGCTCGCCCCGCCGCCGATGAAGAACAACGGAAGAATCGAGATGCCGAGCAGACCGATGATGTCATCCACTGCCGACGCGCCGAGAATCCAGCGACCATACTGCGTGTTGAGTTTGTCGAGCGACATGAGGGTTCGAACGACGATGGAAACGGAGGTTACCGATAAGATAAGGCCGAGATACAGGCTCGATTCGAGTCTGAACCCGAACCACGTTCCGATTCCATATCCAACGACAAAGGGAAAT of the Haladaptatus caseinilyticus genome contains:
- a CDS encoding DUF192 domain-containing protein, with the translated sequence MRVVHESDGNPRTLATTVDTADSFLSQARGLMFRRSIPDDYALAFRFDGIALRDVHMVFVPFPLDIVWTHDGEVQHVEQLSAWTGLAKASADTLFELPAGTASDVTIGDSVRLVE
- a CDS encoding DUF7097 family protein, translating into MEKTPSGTAVGVDDPYDHVGLCDHLTDEGRCRYAFDYPQHDPEFAAERREEEFACPIVDPEGDWNWDDCPHFRCRNRDRHCIRCGLEERRMAHSDERPLLEEHHLSYASGGETLSHEITVYLCRWCHAKVHKSWARIDDDVNPDPEALAEAEGRRSKEQIETAFESAAERYDDSTE
- a CDS encoding cation:proton antiporter codes for the protein MSSLELFLVIGASLLLSLLLSEGFERLGEPGFLGEIVAGILLGPSVLMLIANTNQNNPFILIATIGGLLLFFDAGYQQISLDQLLAAFRPVLIIGLSGVIFPFVVGYGIGTWFGFRLESSLYLGLILSVTSVSIVVRTLMSLDKLNTQYGRWILGASAVDDIIGLLGISILPLFFIGGGASATLSALGLAAGFFVVVAIFYKFLLDPIADLLAKSEVDQADFIGILGLLFVFGYASDAVNLSYFIGALAIGLIVSTNKRLEGKGLQSNIYGIAYGVFIPLYFVAIGARMNLGDLTLNSFIIVFAVLGLLSNFIAGYVGNLLAGGPRKHSLIFGFALLPRSESGIAIVALGVSQGIVGNRIFVAYLVVFVISVLLTPSLLKRAVNRAEAKKGEGSGQSDTSGKGSGTSGNQSGSDGTQSETSG